GAAGGCCTGCTCCGCGATGCCGAATCGGGAAGCCTCCGCCGGATTTATAAAGGCGAAAAGCCCTGTGATATGCAGCAAATGAAAATTCCCCGCCGCGACCTGATCGACCGTGAAATGTATGTTTCCGGTTTTTATACGGTGCAGGCGACCCGTGGTTGTCCGCATGATTGCGAATACTGCGCGGTCACCGGTGTCTTCGGACGCCAGTTCCGTACCCGACCAGTCGGGGAAGTTATCGATGAGATACGGTTGTTCGATACCCGTGATTTCATGTTTGTAGATGACAACATCTGCGGCAATCCCGCATACGCCAAAGAGCTTTTTCGCACGCTTATCCCCTTGAGAAAAACCTGGGGCGGCCAGACATCAATCACGTTTGCCCGCGACACCGAGCTGCTCGATCTCTATGCAAAAAGCGGGGGAAAGTATGCTTTCATCGGATTCGAAACGATTTCTCAGGAGAGCCTTGCAGCGATCAACAAGCACTGGAACAACGCCGATGCCTATGGAGATGCGATAAAAAGAATCCATGAAGCGGGGATAAATATTCTCGGCAGCTTCATTTTCGGATTGGACACAGATGACGCCACGGTGTTTCGCCGCACACTAGATTTCATCATGGAACACCGGATCGATGCTGTTGTATTCT
The genomic region above belongs to Candidatus Latescibacter sp. and contains:
- a CDS encoding radical SAM protein, with protein sequence MEIHDARAGPVDYSRPCDLVGITAFTAEIPSAYSIADEFRKRGTPVVMGGVHVSALPEEALTHADSVVIGEAELVWEGLLRDAESGSLRRIYKGEKPCDMQQMKIPRRDLIDREMYVSGFYTVQATRGCPHDCEYCAVTGVFGRQFRTRPVGEVIDEIRLFDTRDFMFVDDNICGNPAYAKELFRTLIPLRKTWGGQTSITFARDTELLDLYAKSGGKYAFIGFETISQESLAAINKHWNNADAYGDAIKRIHEAGINILGSFIFGLDTDDATVFRRTLDFIMEHRIDAVVFCILTPFPGTRLYQKLESEGRIIDRDWAKYHTCEVVFQPKNMTPATLEKEFYRTFREAYSLGNIVKRVFRSHRGLPYRIAMNYNYRHKAMRLPKG